In Acidianus brierleyi, one genomic interval encodes:
- a CDS encoding phosphatidate cytidylyltransferase yields MILTLTDVLWGSLLIVWVAVVTLYISKIFAKKFNIYVARKVIHMMGGGVVAILSPFLLSSPLIPILSAYLLTVYLLIHRKEGKMLSWFQDKQDIGEIYFTFSFGTVLLLSWILQPTFWSINSKFLYVALLPLFYMSFGDGVTGIIRNYVYKKRVKGFWGSLGMLIISSSLGFVFLSIPGLISGILATFLERIKKIDDNLTVSLVSFLFLYIVIKFF; encoded by the coding sequence GTGATACTGACACTTACTGATGTTTTATGGGGCTCTCTATTAATAGTTTGGGTAGCAGTTGTTACACTTTATATTTCAAAAATATTTGCAAAAAAGTTCAACATATATGTTGCAAGGAAAGTTATTCATATGATGGGAGGTGGCGTTGTAGCAATTTTAAGCCCTTTTCTACTTTCTTCTCCTCTAATACCCATATTATCTGCATATCTACTAACAGTTTATTTATTAATTCATAGAAAAGAAGGAAAAATGTTATCGTGGTTTCAAGACAAACAGGATATTGGAGAGATTTATTTTACTTTTTCATTTGGAACAGTTTTGCTTTTGTCATGGATACTTCAGCCAACTTTTTGGTCTATAAATAGTAAATTCTTATATGTGGCTCTATTGCCTCTATTTTATATGTCATTTGGAGACGGTGTTACAGGAATAATAAGGAATTATGTATACAAAAAGCGTGTTAAGGGATTTTGGGGCTCATTAGGAATGCTTATCATTTCTTCTTCTTTAGGCTTTGTCTTTCTTTCTATTCCAGGTTTAATTTCAGGTATATTAGCTACATTTCTAGAAAGAATAAAGAAAATAGACGATAATCTAACTGTATCTTTAGTATCATTTCTATTTCTCTATATCGTTATAAAGTTTTTTTAA
- a CDS encoding carbon-nitrogen hydrolase family protein: MKIGIVQPSNVKSAIELTETVLSKGAQLVLLPEKWVKTLDEIPLSDFQRLALKYTAYIIPGAIEDGVSVIAPIIDNSGKVRGIAKKLHLFGKEKERLLPGDKSIIFTYSGIKFGISICYDIDFPETIRNMFRKGVEILLVPSKITTEGLKIWKDYIKIRSLENRIAIVNANALDPPNYVGNSFALTPIKKGELVDTLTVAELGEEDGYAIADIDPLSYFHLRLERLKEISDTSVEEI; encoded by the coding sequence TTGAAAATAGGTATAGTACAACCTAGCAACGTTAAAAGCGCTATAGAACTTACAGAAACTGTACTTAGTAAAGGGGCTCAACTTGTATTATTACCAGAAAAATGGGTAAAAACACTGGATGAGATACCATTATCCGATTTTCAGAGACTAGCACTAAAGTACACTGCATATATTATCCCTGGTGCTATAGAAGACGGAGTCTCTGTAATCGCTCCTATAATTGATAATTCAGGAAAAGTAAGAGGTATAGCAAAAAAATTACATCTTTTTGGGAAAGAAAAAGAAAGATTATTACCAGGAGATAAATCAATTATTTTTACTTATTCTGGAATAAAATTTGGCATATCAATTTGTTATGATATAGATTTTCCTGAAACGATTAGAAATATGTTTAGAAAAGGCGTAGAAATATTACTAGTTCCATCAAAAATAACGACAGAAGGATTAAAAATATGGAAAGATTATATAAAAATACGCTCTCTAGAGAATAGAATAGCTATAGTAAACGCAAATGCATTAGATCCTCCTAATTATGTAGGAAATAGCTTTGCTCTAACACCTATTAAAAAGGGGGAATTAGTAGATACTTTGACTGTTGCGGAATTAGGTGAAGAAGATGGATATGCAATCGCAGATATAGATCCATTATCATATTTTCACTTAAGATTAGAAAGATTGAAAGAAATATCTGATACATCGGTAGAAGAAATTTAA
- a CDS encoding PaREP1 family protein yields MKNVKIPEVIYSILLQKANDERKNLEDVIVDLLISSLNGDKSRLYTQLSREYLQLATKLEKEGKLSESGEAYWKSLSYILRKIGSELKMDIENYHDYFSLIEYLSYRTDNKELIVDFLNSEKLHGEFHPRSQNVEEFKIRVNHLKNLLNILENINI; encoded by the coding sequence ATGAAAAATGTTAAAATACCTGAAGTTATTTATTCTATCTTGCTTCAGAAAGCAAATGATGAGAGGAAAAATCTTGAGGACGTAATAGTCGATCTACTAATATCTTCTTTAAATGGTGACAAATCTAGACTATATACTCAGCTTTCTAGAGAGTACCTTCAATTGGCTACGAAATTAGAAAAAGAAGGTAAACTAAGTGAATCTGGAGAAGCATATTGGAAGTCTTTATCTTATATCTTAAGGAAAATAGGTAGTGAACTTAAAATGGATATAGAGAATTATCATGACTATTTTTCATTAATTGAATATTTATCATATAGAACGGACAATAAGGAGCTAATAGTAGATTTCTTAAATAGCGAGAAACTCCATGGTGAATTTCATCCAAGATCACAGAATGTAGAAGAATTTAAAATTAGAGTAAATCATCTTAAAAATCTTTTAAATATATTAGAAAATATTAATATTTAA
- a CDS encoding VIT1/CCC1 transporter family protein yields MDKLVEENYLDEVFGYQLYSNLAIKENNPKVREILEELAEGEKRHSEFWRMIASKKNVSLKSLTFWLKFKLLLLLFLRKIIGIALTLKIAEYGEISDAEKYDKLSRMDIFSDTEKEEINKIKMEELYHEDLLVQTQINIDKIRDAIYAISDGLIEVLAGVSGLSGVFNTPILVALGGLIIGISGTISMSIGAYLSSQSETDIEKSSLRKLGKTSQDSQKPKESVTTTAVSYIIGALIPVLPFLIGLSGIVGIIVAYAATGLATFVVGNIIGLLSNVNPTKKGLQMTVLAIAAALVTHAIGSLFHIIE; encoded by the coding sequence ATGGATAAGTTAGTAGAAGAGAATTATTTAGACGAAGTTTTTGGCTATCAATTGTATAGTAACTTAGCCATCAAAGAGAATAATCCGAAAGTAAGGGAGATTTTGGAAGAACTTGCAGAAGGAGAAAAGAGGCATTCAGAATTCTGGAGAATGATAGCTTCTAAGAAAAATGTTTCATTAAAGTCGCTTACTTTTTGGCTAAAGTTTAAATTATTACTATTATTATTTTTGAGGAAAATTATTGGAATAGCTTTAACTTTAAAAATAGCCGAATATGGAGAAATTTCTGATGCTGAAAAATATGACAAGTTATCTAGAATGGACATTTTCTCCGATACCGAGAAAGAGGAAATAAATAAAATTAAAATGGAAGAACTTTATCATGAGGATTTACTAGTACAAACACAAATTAATATAGATAAGATTAGAGATGCAATATATGCTATAAGTGATGGGCTTATAGAAGTTTTAGCTGGAGTTTCTGGACTTTCAGGAGTTTTTAATACTCCTATTCTCGTAGCTCTAGGAGGTTTAATTATAGGCATTTCAGGAACAATTTCTATGTCTATAGGGGCTTACCTATCTTCTCAATCTGAAACAGATATAGAGAAAAGTTCTCTAAGGAAACTAGGTAAAACATCTCAAGATTCCCAAAAACCTAAGGAAAGTGTTACTACTACAGCAGTATCTTATATTATAGGTGCTCTTATTCCAGTTTTGCCATTCTTGATCGGATTATCTGGTATAGTAGGTATTATAGTAGCATATGCTGCAACAGGATTGGCAACTTTTGTTGTGGGAAATATTATAGGCTTATTGAGTAATGTAAACCCGACAAAGAAAGGTTTGCAAATGACTGTTTTAGCAATAGCTGCAGCTCTAGTGACGCATGCTATAGGAAGTTTATTCCACATTATAGAATAA
- a CDS encoding NAD(P)/FAD-dependent oxidoreductase, translating to MAKVVVIGGGNAGSIVANRLQNKGIDVTVIEPSDLHLYQPGIIDVAFGEEREEEIIRPVNQIIKSNIIKDKATKVDIENHSVYTSRGLKIEYDYLVIAAGAENKKIEGFPQWHSIDGIGGLKEQINKFDGKKIVVGYSGVIKCPAAPFEFAFFLKQKFPKAEVTLVNPVSQPPDIQKPMAELLGKRSKELGINVIRGFKIKDIDKDSKIIYSEDGQNVSYDMALLDTPIRAGQEFENLTDKTGFIPVDKYTLKYKDYDNVFAVGDITNIMTPPKTGAIAHFGAKIIADNIYADVNGYEKKKFDGSIFCAVYGGFGKGLLIRTNYEKSYAAGPFSIFYIVKKSFIRLYWNTLTGNFII from the coding sequence ATGGCAAAAGTTGTAGTGATAGGAGGAGGAAATGCTGGTAGTATAGTTGCCAATAGACTTCAGAATAAGGGAATTGATGTAACTGTAATAGAACCATCGGATTTACATCTTTATCAGCCTGGAATAATAGATGTAGCTTTTGGTGAAGAAAGAGAAGAAGAAATAATTAGGCCAGTAAATCAAATTATTAAATCTAATATAATAAAAGATAAAGCCACTAAAGTCGATATAGAAAATCATAGCGTATATACTAGTAGAGGTCTAAAAATAGAATATGATTATTTAGTTATAGCCGCTGGAGCAGAAAATAAAAAAATAGAGGGATTTCCTCAATGGCACTCAATAGATGGTATAGGAGGGTTAAAAGAACAAATAAATAAATTTGATGGTAAAAAAATTGTAGTAGGTTACTCTGGAGTGATAAAATGTCCAGCTGCACCTTTTGAGTTTGCATTTTTTTTAAAACAAAAATTCCCAAAAGCAGAAGTAACGTTAGTTAATCCAGTTTCTCAGCCACCAGATATTCAGAAACCTATGGCAGAACTATTAGGGAAAAGAAGTAAGGAATTAGGAATTAATGTAATAAGAGGCTTTAAAATAAAAGATATAGATAAAGACTCTAAGATAATTTACTCTGAAGATGGCCAAAATGTTTCATACGATATGGCACTCTTGGACACTCCAATAAGGGCAGGACAAGAATTTGAGAACCTAACGGATAAAACTGGATTTATTCCTGTAGATAAATACACGTTAAAATATAAGGACTATGATAATGTGTTTGCAGTAGGGGATATTACAAATATAATGACCCCACCAAAAACTGGTGCTATAGCACACTTTGGAGCAAAAATTATTGCAGATAACATTTATGCTGATGTAAATGGCTATGAAAAGAAAAAATTCGATGGATCTATATTTTGTGCTGTATATGGAGGTTTTGGAAAAGGCTTACTAATACGTACGAATTATGAAAAGAGTTATGCTGCTGGTCCATTTTCAATTTTCTATATAGTAAAGAAGAGTTTTATAAGGCTATATTGGAATACGTTGACTGGAAACTTTATAATATAG
- a CDS encoding ParA family protein has product MIITVINQKGGVGKTTTSVNLAYVVSKTKNVGLLDIDPEGGTTTSFGMKRERKELPLGSKSVNIFNVEVFPAHLGLLKLELNGDINEIVNIIKEISKNFDILVIDTPPNLGTLAVSSMLAADKIISPVAPQPLALEAIKNLDSRLQSIGKIAIAYTNFSKKATNLDLKNVKFVNIAVPQSRLFIDASRLGVPASRYEEIRTKRLKISKYFEELAKVTLE; this is encoded by the coding sequence ATGATAATAACGGTTATTAACCAAAAGGGAGGTGTAGGAAAGACAACTACTTCTGTCAATTTAGCTTACGTAGTTTCTAAGACTAAAAATGTTGGGTTATTAGATATAGATCCTGAAGGGGGAACAACGACATCTTTCGGTATGAAGAGAGAAAGAAAAGAGTTACCTTTAGGAAGTAAGAGCGTTAATATCTTTAATGTAGAAGTGTTTCCAGCACATTTAGGATTACTTAAGTTAGAACTCAATGGAGATATAAATGAAATAGTGAATATAATAAAAGAGATATCTAAAAATTTTGATATCTTAGTTATAGATACACCGCCTAATTTAGGCACGTTAGCAGTATCTTCCATGTTAGCAGCAGATAAGATTATTTCACCAGTAGCTCCACAACCATTAGCACTCGAGGCAATAAAAAATCTAGATTCTAGACTACAAAGTATAGGAAAAATAGCTATAGCTTACACTAATTTCTCAAAGAAGGCAACCAACCTAGATCTTAAGAACGTTAAATTTGTTAACATAGCAGTTCCTCAGTCTAGACTATTTATTGATGCATCTAGACTAGGAGTTCCAGCGTCTAGGTATGAAGAGATTAGAACGAAGAGACTGAAAATATCAAAGTACTTTGAAGAGTTAGCAAAGGTGACTCTAGAGTGA
- a CDS encoding acetoin utilization protein AcuC, protein MHKTAFVWDDKYLLYSFPGEHPFKPLRESMAKKLMEERGFFHEIDLVKPSRIDENILLKVHDKNYVDFVKAMSEKGSGYLDSGDTPVFKGIFEAALIRVAGTLKALELLNSYDHAINIGGGFHHAKRNSAEGFCVFNDVALAAKIAEEKYDKIAIVDIDGHHGDGTQEILYADPKTLKISLHMYHRNFFPGSGNMEEIGEGDGKGLTVNIPLPPGTADDAYIEAFNEIAVKKIQKFSPNLIILVEGGDSHFDDPLVELKLTTLGYLQIVKEVHRLAHEYSNGKLLLLGVGGYNYDATARIWTVSTAEIANIKSPDVDVLNDCCYTSSTPFVINKVHDIINKLKEIHGLVN, encoded by the coding sequence TTGCACAAGACAGCATTTGTTTGGGATGATAAATATCTATTATACTCATTTCCAGGTGAGCATCCATTTAAACCTCTTAGGGAGAGTATGGCAAAAAAATTAATGGAAGAAAGAGGTTTCTTTCACGAGATAGATTTAGTAAAACCATCAAGGATAGACGAAAATATACTACTTAAAGTTCATGATAAAAATTATGTAGATTTTGTAAAAGCTATGAGTGAAAAAGGTTCGGGTTATTTAGATTCTGGAGACACACCTGTATTTAAGGGAATTTTCGAAGCTGCTTTAATAAGAGTAGCAGGTACATTAAAAGCTTTGGAATTGTTAAATAGTTATGATCATGCGATTAATATAGGTGGAGGATTTCATCACGCTAAGAGAAACTCTGCAGAAGGATTTTGTGTTTTTAATGATGTAGCATTAGCAGCTAAAATAGCTGAAGAAAAATATGATAAAATAGCAATAGTAGATATAGATGGACATCATGGTGATGGAACACAAGAAATTTTATATGCAGATCCTAAAACCCTTAAAATCTCATTACATATGTATCATAGAAACTTTTTCCCTGGTAGTGGAAATATGGAAGAAATTGGAGAAGGTGATGGAAAAGGCTTGACGGTGAATATTCCATTACCTCCAGGTACTGCAGATGACGCGTATATTGAAGCATTTAACGAGATTGCTGTTAAAAAAATTCAGAAATTCTCGCCAAATCTCATTATCTTGGTAGAAGGAGGAGATTCTCATTTTGATGATCCTTTAGTTGAATTAAAATTGACAACTTTAGGTTATTTACAGATAGTAAAAGAAGTGCATAGACTAGCTCATGAATATTCTAATGGTAAATTATTACTTTTAGGAGTAGGAGGATATAACTATGACGCTACTGCGAGAATATGGACAGTTTCTACGGCAGAGATAGCTAACATAAAATCTCCAGACGTAGACGTTCTTAATGATTGCTGCTATACATCAAGTACTCCTTTTGTAATAAATAAAGTACATGATATAATAAATAAGTTAAAAGAAATTCATGGGTTAGTCAATTAA
- a CDS encoding CBS domain-containing protein produces MTLTDLAIEPKVVATINSKLGEILNKMKEENQWVVPVIKDKKLIAMLTDKDLLKRRVSLETRVLSLASPTVSLAENDDFGKVVAKFYTSKARAIPLVNSSRELTGLITRETVLKYLLDSKQIPENKAREFMSSPPITLDISESVARARWEMVKNNVTRLPLLAEKKLEGIVTSRDIVNILYSVGEKKKESILTEEERIMAMPVKEIMVSPVITANGNESLIKVTEKILKNKISGLPILEGDYIAGVLSGIDIISSLQSKYQLTLPLEAKLTSDLKKEEIKAEIDGVLERYLSKLDKLTDIINFRVSFKEEANSQDKTIYKVTVNASTKIGNFIANETDWDPIVAVKKAVEKVEERLIRKLKRIENKKGFKREED; encoded by the coding sequence TTGACTCTAACTGACCTGGCCATAGAACCTAAAGTTGTGGCTACAATAAATAGCAAGCTAGGTGAAATCCTTAATAAAATGAAGGAAGAAAATCAATGGGTAGTCCCAGTTATAAAAGATAAGAAACTTATAGCAATGCTTACTGATAAAGACCTTTTAAAAAGAAGAGTAAGTCTAGAGACTAGAGTTTTAAGTCTAGCCTCTCCTACGGTATCCTTGGCTGAAAACGATGATTTTGGAAAAGTTGTAGCTAAATTCTATACAAGTAAAGCTAGAGCTATTCCGTTAGTTAATTCATCAAGAGAACTGACTGGACTAATAACAAGAGAAACGGTATTAAAATATTTACTAGATTCTAAACAAATTCCAGAAAATAAGGCTAGAGAATTTATGTCTTCTCCACCTATTACGCTAGATATATCAGAATCTGTAGCTAGAGCTAGATGGGAAATGGTAAAAAATAATGTTACTAGGTTACCATTATTAGCAGAAAAGAAGCTAGAAGGAATAGTTACATCTAGAGATATTGTAAACATATTATACTCTGTTGGTGAAAAGAAAAAGGAATCAATTTTAACTGAAGAAGAAAGAATAATGGCTATGCCCGTAAAAGAGATTATGGTTTCGCCTGTAATCACTGCAAACGGAAATGAATCTCTAATCAAGGTTACTGAAAAAATATTGAAAAATAAGATTTCTGGCCTACCAATATTAGAAGGAGATTATATAGCTGGAGTCTTAAGCGGAATAGATATAATTAGCTCATTGCAATCTAAATATCAGCTTACCCTACCTTTAGAAGCAAAACTAACTTCAGATTTGAAAAAAGAGGAAATAAAGGCTGAGATTGACGGAGTTCTAGAAAGATATCTAAGCAAACTTGACAAATTAACTGATATTATTAACTTTAGAGTATCTTTTAAGGAAGAAGCTAATAGTCAGGATAAAACGATATACAAAGTTACCGTTAATGCCTCAACCAAAATAGGTAACTTCATAGCTAATGAAACAGATTGGGATCCAATTGTAGCTGTTAAAAAAGCTGTAGAAAAAGTAGAGGAAAGGCTGATAAGAAAATTAAAACGCATAGAGAATAAGAAAGGATTCAAGAGAGAGGAAGATTGA
- the purT gene encoding formate-dependent phosphoribosylglycinamide formyltransferase, with product MQIGTPLLEGGNKVLLLGSGELGKEMAVEAQRMGIEVTAVDRYDLAPAMHVANKKYVIDMMNKDAIKSVVRRENPDAVIAEIEAINTDALIDLEDSGFRIIPNANAVKICMNRMDLRQLAAEKVKVPTTNYAFAESPDEIKRICKDIGYPCLIKPEMSSSGHGHALINNEEEVEGAFKESISHARGKSRRVIVEEYVKIDTELTILTYRYIDDSGIVMNTFPAIEHKRPSYYYVESWQPANVNEDILNRSKDYALRVVDALGGIGIYGVEIIVSGNRVLFSEVAPRPHDTGLVTLVSQDINEFQVHIRSALGLPTPEVKLVSPAASHVILAQKEEWAPKYLNIDKALKIPGVQIRLFGKPSSYEKRRMGVVLATGNNVDEAKEKARKASSMILID from the coding sequence ATGCAGATAGGAACACCACTTCTAGAAGGTGGTAATAAAGTTCTATTGTTAGGAAGTGGGGAACTAGGTAAAGAAATGGCAGTAGAAGCCCAAAGAATGGGAATAGAAGTAACTGCGGTAGATAGATATGATTTGGCTCCAGCTATGCATGTAGCTAATAAGAAATATGTTATAGACATGATGAATAAAGATGCAATAAAATCAGTCGTAAGAAGAGAAAATCCTGATGCAGTAATAGCTGAAATAGAGGCTATAAATACTGATGCGTTAATTGATTTGGAAGATTCTGGATTTAGAATAATACCCAATGCTAATGCGGTTAAAATATGTATGAATAGAATGGATTTAAGACAATTAGCTGCAGAAAAAGTAAAAGTACCAACTACTAACTATGCATTTGCAGAAAGTCCAGATGAAATAAAAAGAATTTGTAAAGATATAGGATATCCATGTTTAATAAAGCCAGAAATGAGTTCAAGCGGACATGGACATGCTCTCATAAACAATGAAGAAGAAGTAGAAGGAGCTTTCAAAGAGTCTATTTCTCACGCTAGAGGAAAAAGTAGAAGAGTAATAGTAGAGGAATACGTTAAAATAGATACTGAACTTACTATCCTAACTTATAGATATATAGATGATAGCGGAATTGTTATGAATACTTTCCCAGCTATAGAACATAAAAGGCCTAGTTACTACTATGTAGAATCATGGCAACCAGCTAATGTAAATGAAGATATATTAAATAGGTCAAAAGATTATGCATTAAGAGTTGTTGACGCTTTAGGAGGAATAGGAATATATGGAGTAGAAATTATAGTTTCAGGGAATAGAGTTCTTTTTAGTGAAGTAGCACCAAGACCTCATGATACAGGGTTAGTAACACTAGTTAGTCAAGATATAAATGAATTTCAGGTTCATATACGAAGCGCTTTAGGCTTACCTACTCCAGAAGTTAAATTAGTGAGTCCAGCAGCATCTCATGTAATCTTGGCTCAAAAAGAAGAGTGGGCTCCTAAATATCTCAATATAGATAAGGCTCTAAAAATTCCAGGAGTTCAAATAAGACTTTTTGGAAAACCGTCTAGCTACGAAAAGAGAAGAATGGGAGTAGTGTTAGCTACAGGCAATAACGTAGACGAAGCTAAAGAAAAAGCTAGAAAAGCGTCTTCAATGATTTTAATTGACTAA